Proteins encoded together in one uncultured Desulfosarcina sp. window:
- a CDS encoding ABC transporter permease: MLRVTVTDREQISALGTFGTLVLSLAAGLLVIGGIFLLCGVNPLFAFKKIVSGSFGSLYGFKETITKAIPLMLIGGGLAVAFKAKFWNIGAESQLLMGAIFGTWVGLNWGPALPGPVIVPLMFLAGFIGGALWGLIPAFLKIRFAINEVISTLMLNYICAEFLTLLIVGPWKSPKKFGFPYTDDLPASAMLSLLPGSRIHTATLILALVAMVVLTVMLFKTRFGYEVRVIGENPDAAKYAGIDFTRTTLLIMMISGGMAGLAGVGEVAGLHHYLSYPDTISSGYGFTAIIVAWLAKLNPCYVVFSAIFFAGILVGGDAIQISLGLPAATVDIFNGTLLIFLIMGDFFTKNRVRLLVKEKV, translated from the coding sequence ATGCTGCGCGTCACAGTCACTGATCGGGAACAGATTTCCGCTTTGGGCACGTTCGGCACCCTGGTGCTGTCCCTGGCCGCCGGCCTGCTGGTGATCGGGGGTATTTTCTTGTTATGCGGCGTGAATCCGCTGTTTGCCTTCAAAAAGATCGTCAGCGGTTCTTTCGGCAGCCTGTACGGTTTCAAGGAGACCATTACCAAGGCCATCCCATTGATGCTCATCGGCGGCGGGCTGGCCGTGGCGTTCAAAGCCAAATTCTGGAATATCGGCGCCGAGAGCCAACTGCTCATGGGGGCCATTTTCGGGACCTGGGTCGGGCTCAATTGGGGCCCCGCGCTTCCCGGACCGGTCATCGTGCCCCTGATGTTCTTGGCCGGATTTATCGGCGGCGCCTTGTGGGGCCTGATTCCGGCCTTCCTCAAGATCCGGTTTGCCATCAATGAAGTCATTTCCACGTTGATGCTTAACTACATCTGTGCGGAATTTCTCACCCTGCTGATTGTCGGCCCCTGGAAAAGCCCGAAGAAGTTTGGCTTTCCATATACCGACGACCTGCCGGCGTCGGCGATGCTGTCCCTGCTTCCTGGTTCGCGCATTCACACGGCAACACTGATTCTGGCCCTGGTCGCTATGGTGGTGCTGACCGTAATGCTTTTCAAAACCCGTTTCGGCTACGAGGTTCGGGTGATCGGCGAAAACCCGGATGCGGCCAAGTACGCGGGCATCGACTTTACTCGAACCACGCTGTTGATCATGATGATCAGCGGGGGAATGGCCGGTCTGGCCGGCGTGGGGGAGGTGGCCGGACTTCACCACTATTTGAGCTATCCGGATACGATTTCCTCGGGCTACGGCTTCACCGCCATCATCGTGGCCTGGCTGGCCAAACTCAATCCCTGCTATGTGGTTTTTTCGGCGATTTTCTTCGCCGGTATTCTGGTCGGCGGCGATGCGATTCAGATCTCTTTGGGACTGCCCGCCGCCACCGTGGATATCTTCAATGGAACCCTGTTGATTTTTTTGATCATGGGCGATTTTTTTACCAAGAACAGGGTTCGTCTTTTAGTAAAGGAAAAGGTCTGA
- a CDS encoding ABC transporter permease, with protein sequence MEEVIISVAQRTLVAGTPLLIGTIGEIICERSGILNLGVEGVMAVGAVTAFIVTHHTGNPWLGLCVAILAGMLISIVHAFASVSLQSNQVVSGLALTMLGLGLSGLLGKPYVGKPLEVKINALAIPFFADIPFVGPIFFNQSPFFYMAVILAIGAWFVLEHTLLGIRIRSAGENPKATETQGVNVSLVRYLSVIIGGGFSAMAGAHLSTSYSKSWIEGMTAGRGWIVIALTIFALWNPTRAILGAFLFGGIFVLQYLLQPLGISPNFLAMLPYITTLVVLLVGGLRDSRRLNAPAMLGEPYRRGER encoded by the coding sequence GTGGAAGAGGTGATCATTTCTGTGGCGCAGCGGACCCTGGTCGCCGGTACGCCCCTGCTCATCGGAACCATCGGCGAGATCATCTGTGAGCGCTCCGGAATTCTCAACCTGGGGGTGGAAGGCGTTATGGCCGTCGGCGCGGTAACGGCATTTATCGTTACCCATCATACGGGCAATCCCTGGCTGGGGCTCTGTGTGGCGATCCTGGCTGGCATGCTGATTTCGATCGTACACGCTTTTGCTTCCGTGAGCCTCCAGTCCAACCAGGTCGTTTCGGGGCTTGCCCTGACCATGCTTGGCCTGGGCTTGTCCGGCCTTTTGGGCAAACCCTATGTGGGCAAACCGCTGGAAGTGAAAATTAACGCCCTGGCCATCCCGTTTTTTGCGGATATTCCCTTTGTCGGGCCGATCTTTTTCAACCAAAGCCCCTTTTTTTATATGGCGGTAATCCTGGCCATCGGGGCCTGGTTCGTTCTCGAGCACACTCTGCTGGGCATCCGTATCCGTTCCGCCGGGGAGAACCCCAAGGCTACGGAAACCCAGGGGGTCAATGTTTCCCTGGTGCGCTATCTGTCGGTGATTATTGGCGGAGGGTTTTCGGCCATGGCCGGGGCCCACCTTTCCACCTCCTACAGCAAGTCGTGGATCGAGGGCATGACCGCCGGCCGGGGATGGATCGTTATCGCCCTGACCATCTTCGCCCTGTGGAATCCCACAAGGGCCATATTGGGCGCTTTTCTCTTCGGCGGGATTTTTGTCCTGCAATACCTGTTGCAGCCGCTGGGCATATCGCCCAATTTTCTCGCCATGCTTCCCTACATCACTACACTGGTGGTGCTGCTGGTGGGCGGGCTACGGGACAGCCGCCGCCTCAACGCCCCGGCCATGCTGGGCGAACCGTATCGGCGGGGAGAACGGTAG
- a CDS encoding sigma-54 dependent transcriptional regulator yields MNASIVVVDDDRDYLEVLGRKLADIGFRQVRLEESSVKLAEELEGGCTFDLALIDMTMPDMDGMSLLERIKSNSPSTECIMVTAINEARVAVECLNKGAYDYLVKPVATEDLALAIKRTLERKRLLDLLDLDKRDDLPKLDNEAPFRPIVTQSKKVLRILKEAELHAASLVPVLITGESGTGKELLARAIHAASPRAQHPFTPINMSSLTGSLFEAEFFGHTKGAFTGAESGRVGYLEYTNKGSLFLDEIGDLPMALQGKLLRVLQDGEFSKLGSSTSQKVDLRFIAATNENLEQMMAQKRFRKDLYYRIRGGWLHLPPLRERKEDIFPLARKFLEKYYDVNTEGFIEKDALDLLMRYPYPGNIRELKSILQSAVNLARGAAIREAHLPAHLRAALKECAEEEMQGVDASVLPLAEVEKAHILKVYKQAGENKSRTARLLGIGLNTLRRKLSGYGVS; encoded by the coding sequence TTGAATGCTTCGATTGTCGTTGTGGATGACGATCGGGATTATCTGGAGGTGTTGGGGCGCAAGCTGGCCGATATCGGTTTTCGCCAGGTTCGGTTAGAGGAAAGTTCGGTGAAGCTGGCCGAAGAGCTGGAAGGCGGCTGCACCTTTGATCTGGCCCTCATCGACATGACCATGCCCGATATGGACGGCATGTCCCTGCTCGAACGAATCAAAAGCAACTCGCCATCTACGGAATGCATCATGGTCACCGCCATCAACGAAGCGCGCGTTGCCGTGGAATGCCTCAACAAAGGGGCCTACGACTATCTGGTCAAACCGGTGGCTACGGAGGACCTGGCCCTGGCGATCAAGCGGACCCTGGAGCGCAAGCGACTGCTGGACCTGTTGGATCTGGACAAACGGGACGATTTGCCCAAGCTGGACAACGAGGCGCCTTTTCGGCCCATCGTCACCCAATCTAAAAAGGTGCTGCGTATCCTCAAAGAAGCGGAGCTGCACGCCGCCAGCCTGGTGCCCGTATTGATTACCGGCGAAAGCGGCACCGGCAAGGAGCTTCTGGCCCGCGCCATTCACGCGGCCAGTCCCCGGGCCCAACACCCCTTTACCCCTATCAACATGTCATCGCTGACCGGCTCTTTGTTCGAAGCCGAGTTTTTCGGCCACACCAAAGGCGCTTTCACGGGTGCCGAAAGCGGAAGGGTCGGCTATTTGGAATACACCAACAAGGGCTCCCTGTTTCTGGACGAAATCGGCGATCTGCCCATGGCGTTGCAAGGCAAACTGCTTCGGGTGCTGCAGGACGGCGAATTCTCCAAGCTCGGGTCCAGCACCAGTCAAAAGGTGGACTTGCGCTTCATTGCCGCCACCAATGAAAACCTCGAACAGATGATGGCCCAGAAGCGTTTTCGCAAAGATCTTTACTACCGCATCCGCGGCGGCTGGCTGCACCTGCCCCCGCTGCGCGAACGAAAGGAAGACATTTTTCCCCTGGCCCGCAAGTTTCTGGAAAAGTACTACGACGTAAACACGGAGGGCTTTATCGAAAAAGACGCCCTGGATCTTTTAATGCGCTATCCCTATCCCGGCAACATCCGTGAGCTTAAGTCCATTTTACAGTCAGCGGTCAATCTAGCCCGGGGCGCTGCCATCCGGGAAGCCCATCTGCCTGCGCATCTACGGGCCGCGCTCAAGGAGTGCGCGGAAGAGGAAATGCAGGGCGTCGACGCGTCGGTGCTGCCCCTGGCGGAAGTGGAAAAAGCCCACATCTTGAAGGTCTATAAACAAGCCGGCGAAAACAAGTCCAGAACGGCACGGCTGTTGGGTATCGGGCTGAATACCTTGCGGCGCAAGCTGTCAGGCTATGGGGTGTCGTAA
- a CDS encoding methylenetetrahydrofolate reductase — MHLKNKFDVGKFTIIAEMQPPKGVNVSAMVNSATRVKKAVDAFLVPEMGNAVMRMSALGGAMMLQSKGMETIMQVNTRDRNRIALQADLLAAYACGIINVMGVSGEDPSLGDHHQAKAVNDIDLMTLFEAVAQLQDGKDLAGNELSGAPSFLVGANLNARATGDELETELARMVEKEAAGVEFFITPPVFDVGAMAAFMDKVNLKKTRVIPTVMLLKSVGMARYLDRHMNLTVSQELVKRMMRAPDKAVESLTIAAEIISAVKEAGFSGVMISAMGWEDKLQKLTDMI; from the coding sequence ATGCATTTAAAAAACAAATTCGATGTCGGCAAATTCACCATTATTGCGGAGATGCAGCCGCCAAAAGGGGTGAATGTTTCCGCGATGGTCAACAGCGCAACCCGCGTAAAAAAAGCGGTGGATGCATTTCTGGTGCCTGAAATGGGCAATGCGGTCATGCGCATGAGTGCCTTGGGCGGGGCCATGATGCTGCAAAGCAAGGGCATGGAAACCATAATGCAGGTGAACACGCGGGATCGCAATCGCATCGCCCTTCAGGCGGATCTTTTGGCCGCCTATGCCTGCGGCATCATTAACGTCATGGGCGTGTCCGGCGAAGACCCCAGCCTGGGCGATCACCACCAGGCCAAGGCCGTCAACGATATCGACCTGATGACCCTGTTCGAAGCCGTCGCCCAACTTCAGGACGGCAAGGACCTGGCCGGCAACGAGCTGTCCGGGGCGCCCAGTTTTCTGGTGGGGGCCAATCTCAATGCCCGTGCCACCGGGGACGAACTGGAAACAGAGCTGGCCCGGATGGTCGAAAAAGAGGCGGCGGGTGTGGAATTTTTCATCACGCCGCCGGTGTTCGATGTCGGGGCCATGGCCGCTTTCATGGACAAGGTAAATTTGAAAAAGACCCGGGTGATTCCAACGGTGATGCTGCTCAAGTCGGTAGGCATGGCCCGCTACCTGGACCGGCATATGAATCTTACCGTCTCCCAGGAGTTGGTCAAACGAATGATGCGGGCGCCGGACAAGGCGGTGGAAAGCTTGACGATTGCCGCAGAAATCATCTCCGCGGTGAAAGAGGCCGGCTTTTCCGGCGTGATGATTTCCGCCATGGGCTGGGAAGACAAACTGCAGAAACTGACGGACATGATCTGA
- a CDS encoding FAD-dependent oxidoreductase — MAERESTQNKDVVGSVLVVGGGIAGIQAALDLADSGYFVHMTETKSAIGGVMAQLDKTFPTNDCSMCIISPKLVECGRHLNIDLMTLTEIEEVTGEVGNFTVRLRQNARYIEMDKCTACGECAKACPIETPNMFDEGLRDRKAAFKLYPQGMPSAYAIEKRGTAPCKATCPAHVSIQGYIALINDGRYKEALKLFRQDHPFPAVCGRVCHHPCESACSRNDVDQPLAIRELHRFLADYEKESGEVAIPEITAEKRDEKVAVIGSGPAGITAAYYLLQQGYGVTVFEKQPEPGGMMRYGIPEYRLPRDILAKEIDIVRQMGADIKCGVTFGADITLDSLKAEGYSACFMAIGLHGGRRLGVENEDVAGVLQGVDFLRDAAMGKEIELGEDVIVVGGGNVAIDVALTAKRKGAKNVTLICLEKREEMPAWEHEIEEALESDIQIVNSFGPKSFYIDKNKRVSGIEFKTCTAVFDEDGRFNPAYDEAECQPFFGDTIIISIGQSTDLTGIKEQGIGISRPGGLEADPVTLQTPIDWVFAGGDAFYGPKSVVEAVACGKEAAESIHRFINGLDLAEGRKKEWDFFKPDVSEEVNKPRTTVRCLDPEARECNFLEVSFGFNEEEAKAEAQRCLKCGLCSECYQCVNACLANAVNHDMVAEEKTINVGAIILAPGFTPFDPSAHKTYSYASHPNVVTSLEFERILSASGPFEGHLVRPSDHKEPDKIAWLQCVGSRDINCSDHGYCSSVCCMYTNKQTVIAKEHSAKPLDTAVFFMDMRTYGKEFEKYYMRTKEEKGVRYIRSKVHTIDPVEDENLRLRYVTEEGELKEEVFDMVVLAVGLAPNKESVALAKTMGIDLNKHLHAATTTLAPVSSSRPGVFVCGAFQEPKDIPQSVMEASAAASTATGPLAAARGSLIRTKELPPEIDVSGQEPRIGVFVCNCGINIGGVADVPAVREYARTLPHVVHVEDNLFTCSQDTQDKMKEVIAENNINRVIVASCSPRTHEPLFQETIRDAGLNKYLFEMANIRDQNTWVHMNNPERATEKAKDLVRMAVAKAAYIEPLHQVRLNVTQKVLVVGGGVAGMEAALGVADQGLPVFLVERGNRLGGVAHKLVSTWQGEPVAPYLENLIEKVRNHANIRVFMKTEPVETTGGMGNFTTTLMTSGETLTETVVEHGATILATGGKEYTPTEYLYGENPDVLTHFELDAMFKTDDERLANAGSVVFIQCVGSRTKERPYCSRLCCTHTIKSALTLKARNPEIDVYVLYRDMRTYGFREELYKEARGKGVIFMRYNLEDNLPDVRAANDGKLRVKIRDHVLQMPVELSPDLLVLATAVLPNENKDLFDLFKVPINAEGFLVEAHAKLRPVDFGSEGIFMAGLAHYPKPLDECIAQARASVSRVMTILSQDAIWVGGVVAEVDPDKCAVCVTCVRTCPYHIPYIGEEGHAVIDPAECHGCGCCVSECPGKAIELKHFTDEQIMAKTAALFEKKKGQAA; from the coding sequence ATGGCAGAAAGAGAAAGCACCCAAAACAAGGATGTCGTCGGAAGCGTACTGGTGGTCGGCGGCGGCATTGCAGGCATTCAGGCGGCTCTTGATCTGGCCGATTCGGGTTATTTCGTTCATATGACCGAGACCAAGTCGGCCATTGGCGGCGTCATGGCCCAACTGGACAAGACCTTTCCCACCAATGACTGCTCCATGTGTATCATTTCCCCCAAACTGGTCGAGTGCGGGCGGCATCTGAACATCGACCTGATGACCCTGACCGAAATCGAAGAGGTCACCGGCGAAGTGGGCAACTTTACGGTGCGCTTGCGCCAGAACGCCCGCTACATTGAAATGGACAAATGCACGGCCTGCGGGGAGTGCGCCAAGGCCTGTCCCATCGAAACGCCCAACATGTTCGACGAGGGGCTGCGGGATCGCAAGGCGGCCTTCAAGCTCTATCCCCAGGGAATGCCTTCGGCCTATGCCATTGAAAAGCGCGGTACGGCGCCGTGCAAGGCCACCTGTCCGGCCCATGTGAGCATCCAGGGATATATCGCCCTGATCAACGACGGCCGCTACAAAGAGGCGTTGAAGCTGTTCCGGCAGGACCATCCTTTTCCGGCGGTCTGCGGTCGGGTCTGCCACCACCCCTGTGAAAGCGCCTGTTCGCGCAACGATGTGGACCAGCCGCTGGCCATTCGGGAATTGCACCGTTTCCTGGCCGATTACGAAAAAGAGAGCGGCGAGGTTGCCATCCCGGAAATTACCGCCGAAAAGCGCGACGAGAAGGTGGCCGTGATCGGCTCGGGTCCGGCAGGCATCACCGCGGCCTATTACCTGCTGCAGCAGGGCTACGGGGTAACCGTTTTCGAAAAACAGCCCGAGCCGGGCGGCATGATGCGCTATGGCATTCCCGAATACCGCCTGCCCCGGGACATCCTGGCCAAAGAGATCGACATCGTGCGGCAGATGGGTGCAGACATCAAGTGTGGCGTGACCTTCGGTGCGGACATCACCCTGGACAGCCTCAAGGCCGAAGGCTACAGCGCCTGTTTCATGGCCATCGGTCTGCACGGCGGCCGCCGCCTGGGTGTGGAAAATGAAGACGTGGCCGGCGTTCTCCAGGGCGTCGATTTTCTGCGCGATGCGGCCATGGGCAAGGAAATCGAACTGGGTGAGGATGTCATCGTCGTGGGCGGCGGTAACGTGGCCATCGACGTGGCTTTGACCGCCAAACGCAAGGGGGCCAAGAACGTCACCCTGATCTGTCTGGAAAAACGGGAAGAGATGCCCGCCTGGGAGCATGAGATCGAAGAGGCTCTGGAAAGCGACATCCAGATCGTCAACAGCTTCGGCCCGAAGTCCTTTTACATCGACAAGAACAAGCGCGTATCGGGTATCGAATTCAAGACCTGTACGGCGGTCTTCGATGAAGACGGCCGCTTCAATCCCGCCTACGACGAGGCCGAGTGTCAGCCCTTTTTCGGCGACACGATCATTATCTCCATCGGCCAGAGCACGGATCTTACCGGCATCAAGGAGCAGGGCATCGGGATTTCCCGTCCCGGGGGGCTGGAAGCCGATCCCGTCACCCTGCAGACCCCCATCGACTGGGTCTTTGCTGGCGGCGACGCCTTTTATGGACCCAAATCGGTGGTGGAAGCCGTGGCCTGCGGCAAGGAAGCCGCCGAAAGCATCCACCGCTTCATCAACGGCCTGGACTTGGCCGAAGGCCGAAAGAAAGAGTGGGATTTTTTCAAACCCGATGTGAGCGAAGAGGTCAACAAACCGCGCACAACGGTTCGATGCCTGGATCCTGAAGCCCGCGAGTGCAACTTTCTGGAAGTCTCCTTCGGCTTCAACGAAGAAGAGGCTAAAGCGGAAGCCCAGCGATGTCTCAAGTGCGGGCTCTGTTCAGAGTGCTACCAATGCGTAAATGCCTGTCTGGCCAATGCGGTCAACCACGACATGGTGGCCGAAGAGAAAACCATCAACGTGGGGGCCATCATCCTGGCGCCCGGGTTCACGCCTTTCGATCCTTCGGCCCATAAGACCTATTCCTATGCTTCCCATCCCAACGTGGTCACCAGCCTCGAATTCGAGAGAATTCTCAGCGCCTCGGGTCCCTTCGAAGGGCATCTGGTGCGGCCTTCGGATCACAAGGAGCCGGACAAGATCGCCTGGCTCCAGTGTGTCGGATCAAGGGACATCAACTGCTCGGATCACGGCTACTGTTCATCGGTGTGCTGCATGTATACCAACAAACAGACCGTCATCGCCAAGGAACACAGCGCCAAGCCGCTGGATACGGCGGTCTTCTTCATGGACATGCGCACTTACGGCAAGGAGTTCGAGAAGTACTATATGCGCACGAAGGAGGAGAAGGGCGTACGTTATATCCGTTCCAAAGTGCATACCATCGATCCGGTGGAAGACGAAAACCTGCGGCTGCGCTACGTGACTGAAGAGGGCGAATTAAAGGAAGAGGTTTTCGACATGGTGGTGCTGGCCGTCGGCCTGGCTCCAAACAAGGAATCGGTGGCGCTGGCCAAGACCATGGGCATCGATCTCAACAAACACCTGCATGCAGCCACAACGACGCTGGCGCCGGTATCTTCCAGTCGTCCCGGCGTTTTCGTGTGCGGCGCCTTTCAGGAGCCCAAGGATATTCCCCAGTCGGTGATGGAAGCATCGGCGGCGGCGTCAACGGCCACCGGCCCCCTGGCCGCAGCCAGAGGATCGCTGATCCGTACCAAGGAGCTTCCGCCGGAAATCGACGTTTCCGGCCAGGAACCGCGCATCGGCGTTTTTGTCTGCAACTGCGGCATCAACATCGGCGGTGTGGCCGATGTGCCCGCCGTAAGAGAATACGCGCGGACCCTGCCCCATGTGGTGCACGTGGAGGACAATCTCTTCACTTGCAGTCAGGACACGCAGGACAAGATGAAAGAGGTGATCGCCGAGAACAACATCAACCGGGTGATCGTAGCCTCCTGTTCTCCGCGGACGCACGAACCGCTGTTCCAGGAGACCATCCGCGATGCCGGCCTGAACAAATATCTCTTCGAGATGGCCAACATCCGCGACCAGAATACCTGGGTGCATATGAACAATCCCGAGCGGGCCACGGAAAAGGCCAAAGACCTGGTACGCATGGCCGTGGCCAAGGCGGCCTACATCGAGCCGCTGCACCAGGTTCGCCTGAACGTCACCCAGAAGGTTCTGGTAGTTGGCGGCGGCGTGGCCGGCATGGAAGCCGCTCTGGGAGTTGCCGATCAGGGGCTTCCGGTTTTCCTCGTGGAGCGGGGCAATCGTCTGGGCGGCGTGGCCCACAAGCTGGTTTCAACCTGGCAGGGCGAGCCGGTCGCCCCCTACCTGGAAAACCTGATCGAAAAGGTCCGCAACCACGCGAACATCCGGGTCTTCATGAAAACCGAACCGGTGGAGACCACCGGCGGCATGGGCAACTTCACCACCACCCTGATGACCTCCGGAGAAACCTTGACGGAAACCGTGGTGGAACACGGCGCCACCATTCTGGCCACCGGCGGCAAGGAGTACACGCCCACCGAGTACCTCTACGGCGAGAACCCCGATGTTCTCACCCATTTCGAACTCGATGCGATGTTCAAGACCGACGACGAACGGTTGGCCAACGCCGGCAGCGTGGTCTTTATCCAATGTGTGGGGTCACGGACCAAGGAGCGCCCCTATTGCAGTCGGCTCTGCTGTACCCATACGATAAAAAGCGCACTCACCCTTAAGGCGCGCAATCCGGAAATCGACGTCTATGTCCTGTATCGGGATATGCGGACCTACGGGTTCCGGGAAGAGTTGTACAAGGAGGCGCGTGGGAAAGGCGTGATTTTCATGCGCTACAATCTGGAAGACAACCTGCCCGATGTCCGCGCCGCCAATGACGGCAAACTCAGGGTCAAGATTCGCGACCATGTGCTGCAAATGCCCGTGGAGTTGAGCCCCGATCTTCTGGTGCTGGCCACGGCGGTGCTGCCCAATGAAAACAAGGATCTTTTCGATCTGTTCAAGGTGCCGATCAACGCCGAAGGTTTTCTGGTGGAGGCGCACGCCAAGCTCAGGCCGGTGGACTTCGGTTCTGAAGGCATCTTCATGGCGGGTCTGGCCCATTACCCCAAACCCCTGGACGAATGCATCGCCCAGGCCCGTGCATCGGTTTCCCGGGTCATGACCATCCTGTCGCAGGATGCCATCTGGGTGGGCGGCGTGGTGGCCGAAGTGGATCCGGACAAGTGCGCGGTGTGCGTCACCTGCGTGCGCACCTGCCCCTATCACATCCCCTATATCGGCGAGGAAGGGCACGCGGTGATCGATCCTGCCGAATGCCATGGCTGCGGCTGCTGCGTTTCCGAATGTCCGGGCAAGGCGATCGAACTGAAGCATTTCACGGACGAACAGATCATGGCCAAAACCGCAGCGCTGTTCGAGAAGAAAAAAGGACAGGCGGCCTGA
- a CDS encoding hydrogenase iron-sulfur subunit — protein sequence MSENFEPQILAYCCKYCAYAAADLAGSMRLNYPSNIKVIQIPCSGRVDMLHLLTAVERGADGVYVAGCMEGECHFVEGNLKTRRKVESVQRILKELGIEPERVQMFNLSSAMGPRFAEIASEMTEKIRALGPTPVKS from the coding sequence ATGAGCGAAAATTTCGAACCCCAGATTCTGGCTTATTGCTGCAAGTATTGTGCGTATGCGGCGGCGGATCTGGCCGGCTCCATGCGGTTGAATTATCCAAGCAACATCAAGGTAATTCAGATTCCGTGCAGCGGTCGCGTGGATATGCTTCATCTGTTGACAGCGGTCGAACGCGGGGCCGATGGCGTATATGTGGCCGGCTGCATGGAAGGCGAATGTCATTTCGTCGAAGGCAACCTCAAAACCCGGCGCAAGGTGGAGTCGGTTCAACGAATCTTAAAGGAGCTGGGCATCGAACCGGAACGCGTTCAGATGTTCAACCTTTCATCCGCCATGGGACCCCGGTTCGCCGAGATCGCCAGTGAGATGACAGAGAAGATAAGGGCGCTGGGGCCCACCCCGGTCAAATCTTAA
- a CDS encoding methylenetetrahydrofolate reductase C-terminal domain-containing protein: protein MIVADRKSLEEILDMIKPYNKILIVGCKGCVTVCNVGGAKEVGVLAASLKIGRKKENQPIEIDEKTIERQCDPEYIEQLRDIHDQYDAVLSMACGVGPQFLSEAYPGQTFFPAVNTKFFGGAVQHGIWEERCAGCGTCVIHYYDGLCPIARCSKSLQHGPCGGSANGKCEISKDVECIWDTIVKKKMEQGRLEDLRNIRAAKDWQTARDGGPRKSIREELVQ, encoded by the coding sequence ATGATAGTTGCGGATCGAAAATCCCTGGAAGAGATCTTGGACATGATCAAGCCGTATAACAAAATTCTTATCGTGGGGTGCAAAGGCTGCGTCACGGTCTGCAATGTGGGCGGCGCCAAGGAGGTGGGGGTGCTGGCAGCCTCCTTGAAGATCGGACGGAAAAAGGAAAATCAACCCATCGAAATCGATGAAAAGACCATAGAACGCCAGTGCGACCCCGAATACATCGAGCAGCTCCGGGACATCCATGATCAGTACGATGCCGTGCTTTCCATGGCCTGCGGGGTGGGCCCGCAGTTTCTCTCCGAAGCGTATCCCGGCCAGACATTTTTTCCCGCGGTCAACACCAAATTCTTCGGCGGTGCGGTCCAGCACGGCATCTGGGAAGAGCGCTGCGCAGGATGCGGCACCTGCGTCATCCACTATTATGACGGCCTCTGCCCCATCGCACGCTGTTCCAAGAGTCTTCAGCACGGACCCTGCGGCGGCAGCGCGAACGGCAAATGCGAGATTTCCAAAGATGTGGAGTGCATCTGGGATACCATTGTCAAGAAGAAGATGGAGCAGGGACGCCTTGAGGATTTGCGCAACATCCGGGCAGCCAAGGACTGGCAGACGGCAAGGGACGGCGGTCCCCGGAAAAGCATAAGGGAGGAGTTGGTGCAATGA
- a CDS encoding methylenetetrahydrofolate reductase, whose amino-acid sequence MSDNGYKSGSNLEKVLKAGHFAFTGECGPPKGANVEHLKEKFEHLRGKVDAVNVTDNQTAVVRMSSAAASAIMVANGIEPNFQMVCRDRNRLAMMADILGVYSLGVRNMLCLSGDHQKFGNHPQSKNVYDIDSMQLIAMVKKMRDEGKFLNEEEIDVPPKMFIGAAANPFADPYEFRIYRLANKIDAGADFIQTQCIYNMPRFRDFMKKAVDMGLTEKAYILAGVTPMKSARMAQYMAKMVPGMDVPEELIERLKGAGKGNQAEEGIKFAIEQIEEFKEMEGVAGVHLMAIEWEHKVPEIAERANVLPRPQVD is encoded by the coding sequence ATGAGCGATAATGGATATAAATCGGGAAGCAATCTGGAAAAAGTGCTCAAGGCTGGCCACTTCGCCTTTACCGGTGAATGCGGACCGCCCAAGGGCGCCAATGTAGAGCATCTCAAGGAGAAGTTCGAACACCTGCGGGGCAAGGTGGACGCGGTCAATGTCACCGACAACCAGACCGCCGTGGTGCGCATGTCCAGTGCGGCCGCTTCCGCCATTATGGTGGCCAACGGCATCGAGCCCAACTTTCAGATGGTCTGTCGGGACAGAAACCGCCTGGCCATGATGGCGGACATCCTGGGCGTGTACTCCCTGGGGGTGAGAAACATGCTCTGCCTTTCCGGCGATCACCAGAAGTTCGGCAACCATCCGCAGTCCAAGAACGTTTACGACATCGATTCCATGCAGCTTATCGCCATGGTCAAGAAGATGCGGGACGAGGGGAAATTTCTCAACGAAGAAGAGATCGACGTGCCCCCCAAAATGTTTATCGGGGCCGCGGCCAACCCCTTTGCGGACCCGTATGAATTCAGGATTTACCGGTTGGCCAACAAGATCGATGCGGGGGCCGATTTTATTCAGACCCAGTGCATCTACAATATGCCGCGGTTCCGTGATTTCATGAAAAAGGCCGTGGATATGGGCTTGACCGAAAAGGCCTACATCCTCGCCGGCGTCACACCCATGAAAAGCGCCCGCATGGCGCAGTACATGGCCAAGATGGTTCCCGGCATGGATGTTCCCGAAGAGTTGATCGAGCGGTTGAAAGGCGCCGGAAAGGGCAACCAGGCCGAAGAGGGCATTAAATTCGCCATCGAGCAGATCGAGGAATTTAAAGAGATGGAGGGGGTGGCCGGCGTCCACCTTATGGCCATCGAATGGGAGCACAAGGTGCCGGAGATCGCCGAGCGGGCCAACGTTTTGCCCCGACCCCAGGTGGATTGA